A DNA window from Drosophila biarmipes strain raj3 chromosome 2R, RU_DBia_V1.1, whole genome shotgun sequence contains the following coding sequences:
- the LOC108022463 gene encoding patronin isoform X12 gives MDVETQEIRQARQRASVKWLLSKAFNNRVPDNLKEPFYRDHENQERLKPQIIVELGNATLYCQTLSNLYSDPNYQSMNHWSIIQTLARKGVPVAESSDMPITETVLIQTNPLRINAHMSVIESLMVLYAKEISSGDRVMAAIRRISGNNYQAPPGQSYEQALLGWISHACAALKKRIIKEVDAGLPDENGSRLQTPDIPPVRDFQDLCDGICLALLISYYCPKVVPWTSVRINYLPAVEDSIHNILLVCNFSQKHLPYSVFHMTPEDVTYMRGSMKLNLVLLLTDLFNLFEIHPAKCVCYPGMDGQDVIARRTLGANEHGICHRRGLTVQPVTPIPDLRSDLDQPPVGSPQNRPPFQVPHSNSFGGGLNRRSTPPSEYQTVQSNNFDGSNHAEAFVVHKSRGITTLASMHSQQQQQLHQQHQQQPYHQQAPQQHPSQSQLQIQQQEPLVPARLRQAKEKTNVESKADERGDFVAAGRPSNWEQSRRPSFAGRRSRRNSSSEDSQLTIENFGGSQDQLNTLGRYERDRERKLSNTSVGSAYPVEPAVAVRSSIADARGTLQLGYDTDSGSEKQDRETEKYSMRRQVSVDNVPTVSSHNLSNTGSPLPVARHKQHSSDKDYSSNSGMTPDAYNDTRSTSGYDPESTPVRKSSTSSMPASPAAWQLDVGDDDMRSLENVSKLSTIRMKLEEKRRRIEQDKRKIEMALLRHQEKEDLESCPDVMKWETMSNESKRTPDMDPVDLDKYQQSIAIMNMNLQDIQQDIHRLATQQSQMQAQHLQAQQLMQAQQIANMLNQQQTYGSQQHLADHHYQQQRPMQQSFGSSPHLPQAYNAPVSAYSSRPPSRDPYQQQLQHQQPQPMAMPQPMQYVNEHGQYMSPPQPAHYMQQQPPQQPQSIYSDNGAAYNNHSNHSPYGGAPQYRSSVVYDDYGQPTNHFYLHESSPQPQAHPQRRTWAHSAAAAAYEQQQQQIQPPLVDVNAWQTQQHQKQKQTWMNRPPSSAGAPSPGSFVLHQNGGGGGGGGGGELQHLFQVQASPQHGQRQMSGSNGVQRQQSLTNLRDNRSPKAPQQMGMPMGMPMQHEDMMAPQSICFIGDEEDVDELERNIIESMQSTRISDFVHQQQQQHQQQLQQQQRLQGHSGRGSSSEDYDSGEMISNKLNITSGNLTYRIPSPSRPSIQANSFQDPRAMAAASGGEEPPEKGFYISFDDEQPKRPKPPLRAKRSPKKEALPGSRDSVDNQATLKRESLSQLHNNNNIGIGGEDVNSKPVTRHSIHGLSNSNSVKSPGNATYNKYTDEPPIQLRQLAVSGAVSPTGNDLRHLEDLTNQSPQQTMQQPMSPTRLQQSSNNAEAAKNKALVIGADPTNLDPDSVDEMERRKEKIMLLSLQRRQQQEEAKARKEIESSQKREKEREKEEERSRKKEEQMARRAAILEQHRLKKAIEEAEREGKTLDRPDLHVKLQPHSSTSTTPRLRQQRTTRPRPKTIHVDDASVDISEASSISSRGKKGSSSNLTGYGQLSSSSMKRDYYRGSQDSLTVKESPDDYPSTSSTPIGRRGSYKTSREPAGVERGRTLSRISVAKGSTLNFRGRKSNSLMNLCDSGLGRATPPRRAPSPGMGMGASGPKLYKQPAAKSNRGIILNAVEYCVFPGVVNREAKQKVLEKIARSEAKHFLVLFRDAGCQFRALYSYQPETDQVTKLYGTGPSQVDEVMFDKFFKYNSGGKCFSQVHTKHLTVTIDAFTIHNSLWQGKRVQLPSKKDMALVI, from the exons ATGGATGTCGAAACACAGGAAATACGACAG GCTCGTCAACGTGCTTCCGTCAAGTGGCTGCTCTCGAAGGCCTTCAACAATCGCGTGCCGGACAACCTGAAGGAGCCCTTCTACCGCGACCATGAGAACCAGGAGCGCCTCAAGCCCCAGATCATCGTGGAGCTGGGCAACGCCACGCTCTACTGCCAGACGCTGTCCAACCTATACTCAGATCCCAACTACCAAAGCATGAACCACTGGTCAATAATACAGACGCTAGCGCGCAAGGGAGTTCCCGTGGCCGAATCCTCGGACATGCCCATTACCGAAACGGTATTAATTCAAACGAATCCGCTGCGAATT AACGCCCACATGTCTGTGATAGAATCGCTGATGGTTTTGTATGCGAAGGAAATATCGTCGGGTGACCGCGTCATGGCGGCCATACGAAG AATATCTGGCAACAACTATCAGGCGCCTCCTGGCCAGTCCTACGAGCAAGCTCTGCTGGGCTGGATTTCGCATGCTTGCGCCGCTCTGAAGAAGCGCATTATCAAGGAGGTGGACGCCGGACTGCCCGATGAGAAT GGCTCTCGTCTGCAGACGCCGGACATACCGCCTGTAAGGGACTTCCAGGATCTGTGCGACGGCATCTGCTTGGCACTGCTCATCTCGTACTACTGCCCAAAGGTGGTGCCGTGGACGAGTGTGCGGATCAACTATCTGCCGGCCGTCGAGGATTCGATTCACAACATCCTGCTGGTGTGCAACTTCTCGCAGAAGCATCTGCCATACAGCGTGTTCCACATGACGCCCGAGGATGTGACCTATATGCGCGG ATCCATGAAGCTGAATCTGGTACTGCTGCTCACGGACCTATTCAACCTGTTCGAGATTCACCCAGCCAAGTGTGTTTGCTACCCCGGCATGGATGGTCAGG ATGTCATCGCCCGGCGCACTTTGGGCGCCAACGAGCACGGGATCTGCCATCGAAGGGGGCTCACTGTGCAGCCCGTCACGCCCATTCCCGATTTGCGCAGCGATCTCGACCAGCCGCCGGTGGGCTCGCCTCAGAACCGACCACCGTTCCAAG TTCCGCACTCGAATTCATTTGGCGGCGGCTTAAATCGCAGATCAACCCCGCCCAGCGAATACCAGACGGTTCAGTCAAACAATTTCGATGGTAGTAATCATGCCGAAG CCTTCGTGGTGCACAAGTCGCGTGGCATCACCACACTCGCCTCCATGcactcgcagcagcagcagcagctccatcagcaacatcagcagcagccatACCACCAGCAGGCACCGCAGCAGCACCCGTCCCAGTCGCAGCTCCAAATCCAGCAGCAGGAGCCCTTGGTTCCGGCCCGCTTGCGCCAGGCTAAAGAAAAGACCAATGTCGAGTCGAAGGCGGACGAGAGAG GCGATTTTGTCGCTGCTGGTCGACCAAGTAACTGGGAGCAGAGCCGCCGGCCAAGCTTTGCAG GTCGTCGCTCGCGCAGGAACTCTTCCAGCGAGGACTCCCAGCTGACCATTGAGAACTTCGGCGGCTCCCAGGATCAGCTGAACACCCTAGGTCGGTACGAACGCGACAGGGAGCGTAAGCTGTCCAACACCAGCGTGGGCAGTGCCTATCCAGTTGAACCCGCTGTGGCCGTGCGATCTTCGATTGCCGATGCTCGGGGCACTTTGCAGTTGGGCTACGATACGGATTCGGGCTCTGAGAAGCAGGATCGGGAGACGGAAAAGTATTCGATGCGCCGGCAGGTCAG TGTCGACAATGTGCCCACGGTTTCGTCGCACAATCTCTCGAATACGGGCAGCCCGTTGCCGGTGGCAAGGCACAAGCAACATTCCAGCGACAAAGactacagcagcaacagcggcatGACGCCGGATGCCTACAACGACACGCGTTCCACCAGTGGCTACGACCCGGAGAGCACTCCCGTGCGCAAGTCCTCGACGAGCAGCATGCCAGCGAGTCCCGCTGCCTGGCAGCTGGATGTGGGAGACGACGACATGCGATCGCTGGAGAATGTCAGCAAGCTGTCCACTATCCGCATGAAGCTGGAGGAGAAGCGGCGGCGCATAGAGCAGGATAAGCGCAAGATTGAGATGGCCTTGCTGCGGCATCAGGAGAAG GAGGATTTGGAGTCGTGTCCGGACGTGATGAAGTGGGAAACCATGAGCAACGAATCGAAGCGCACGCCCGACATGGATCCGGTTGACTTGGACAAGTACCAG CAAAGTATCGCCATCATGAACATGAATCTGCAGGACATCCAGCAGGATATTCACCGTTTGGCCACCCAGCAGAGTCAGATGCAGGCCCAGCACCTGCAGGCGCAGCAGCTGATGCAGGCTCAGCAGATAGCTAACATGCTGAACCAG CAGCAGACCTACGGGTCGCAGCAGCACCTGGCCGATCACCATTACCAGCAGCAGAGACCCATGCAGCAAAGCTTTGGCTCATCGCCGCATCTTCCGCAGGCCTACAACGCCCCAGTCAGCGCGTACAGCTCCCGTCCGCCCAGCCGCGATCCctaccagcagcagctccagcaccAGCAGCCACAGCCGATGGCGATGCCCCAGCCGATGCAGTACGTCAACGAGCACGGGCAGTATATGTCGCCGCCGCAGCCCGCCCACTacatgcagcagcagccgccgcagcagccgcagaGCATTTACAGTGACAACGGGGCGGCGTACAACAACCACAGCAACCACTCGCCCTACGGCGGAGCCCCGCAATATCGCAGCAGTGTAGTGTACGACGACTACGGGCAGCCCACCAACCACTTTTACCTGCACGAGTCGTCGCCGCAGCCCCAGGCCCATCCGCAGCGCAGGACCTGGGCCCACTCCGCGGCAGCCGCCGCctacgagcagcagcagcagcagatccaGCCGCCTCTGGTGGATGTAAATGCTTGGCAGACACAGCAGCACCAGAAGCAGAAACAGACGTGGATGAACAGGCCTCCCTCGAGTGCCGGGGCTCCCAGTCCCGGCAGCTTTGTGCTGCACCAGAACGGAGGAggtggcggcggaggcggtggtGGTGAGCTGCAGCACCTGTTTCAGGTGCAGGCTTCTCCTCAGCACGGCCAACGTCAGATGAGCGGCTCCAATGGCGTGCAGCGCCAGCAATCGCTGACGAATTTGCGCGACAATCGCTCGCCCAAGGCGCCGCAGCAAATGGGAATGCCCATGGGGATGCCTATGCAACACGAGGACATGATGGCGCCGCAGAGCATTTGCTTCATCGGTGACGAGGAGGACGTGGATGAGCTGGAGCGCAACATCATCGAATCCATGCAGTCGACGCGCATCTCCGACTTTgtgcaccagcagcagcagcaacaccaacagcagctccagcagcaacagcggtTGCAGGGTCACAGCGGACGAGGCAGCAGCTCAGAGGATTACGACAGCGGGGAGATGATCTCCAACAAGCTGAACATCACCAGCGGCAACCTCACTTACCGCATACCCTCGCCCTCCCGTCCCTCCATCCAAGCCAACAGCTTCCAGGATCCCCGAGCAATGGCAGCGGCATCCGGCGGCGAGGAGCCGCCCGAGAAGGGCTTCTACATCTCTTTCGACGACGAGCAGCCCAAGCGACCCAAGCCACCACTGCGGGCCAAGCGATCGCCCAAGAAGGAGGCTCTTCCTGGAAGCCGGGACAGCGTCGATAACCAGGCGACCCTCAAGCGTGAATCGCTTAGTCAGctgcacaacaacaacaacattggGATTGGTGGTGAGGATGTGAACAGCAAACCGGTGACCAGGCACAGCATCCATGGCCTGAGCAACTCCAACAGTGTCAAATCCCCTGGCAATGCCACATACAACAAGTACACCGATGAGCCGCCCATCCAACTCCGCCAGCTGGCTGTTTCGGGAGCAGTTTCGCCAACAGGCAACGACCTTCGCCACTTGGAGGACTTGACCAACCAGTCACCGCAGCAGACGATGCAGCAGCCGATGTCGCCCACGCGACTTCAGCAGAGCAGCAACAACGCAGAGGCGGCCAAAAACAAGGCGCTGGTCATCGGAGCAGACCCCACTAACTTGGATCCG GACTCTGTGGACGAGATGGAGCGGCGCAAGGAGAAGATCATGCTACTGTCCCTGCAACGTcgccagcagcaggaggaggccAAGGCTCGCAAGGAGATAGAGTCCTCTCAGAAGCGGGAAAAGGAGCGcgagaaggaggaggagcgTTCGCGAAAGAAGGAGGAGCAAATGGCTAGGCGAGCGGCCATTCTGGAACAGCACAGACTCAAGAAAGCCATCGAAGAGGCCGAGCGCGAG GGTAAAACCCTGGACCGGCCCGACTTGCATGTGAAACTGCAACCCCACTCATCCACCTCGACGACTCCGCGGCTGAGGCAGCAGCGCACCACGCGTCCCAGGCCCAAGACGATCCACGTGGACGACGCTAGCGTGGACATCAGCGAGGCTTCCAGCATCTCTAGTCGGGGCAAGAAAGGCTCAAGCTCGAATCTAACTG GCTACGGTCAACTAAGCTCAAGTTCAATGAAAAGAGATTACTACAGGGGCTCGCAAGACTCCCTCACTGTAAAAg AGTCACCGGATGATTATCCCAGTACAAGTTCAACTCCGATTGGACGACGGGGATCGTACAAAACTTCCAGAG AGCCAGCCGGCGTAGAAAGGGGCCGCACTCTGTCGCGTATCTCCGTCGCTAAGGGCAGCACGCTTAATTTCCGGGGCCGAAAGTCCAATTCGCTAATGAATCTGTGCG ATTCGGGACTGGGACGCGCCACTCCGCCGAGGCGTGCTCCGTCGCCTGGAATGGGAATGGGCGCTTCAG GTCCTAAACTCTATAAACAACCAGCGGCCAAATCGAATCGTGGGATTATCCTGAACGCCGTTGAGTACTGCGTTTTCCCCGGCGTTGTCAATCGCGAGGCCAAACAGAAAGTGCTGGAGAAGATTGCGCGCTCGGAGGCGAAGCACTTTCTGGTTCTCTTCCGGGATGCGGGCTGCCAGTTCCGCGCCCTCTACAGCTACCAGCCCGAAACGGACCAGGTGACCAAGCTGTATGGCACAGGGCCTAGTCAAGTCGACGAAGTGATGTTCGACAAGTTCTTCAA ATACAACTCAGGAGGCAAGTGCTTCTCGCAAGTGCACACAAAGCATCTGACAGTGACCATCGACGCCTTCACAATACACAATTCCCTGTGGCAGGGCAAGCGGGTGCAGTTGCCCAGCAAAAAGGACATGGCGCTTGTTATCTAA
- the LOC108022463 gene encoding patronin isoform X23, with product MDVETQEIRQARQRASVKWLLSKAFNNRVPDNLKEPFYRDHENQERLKPQIIVELGNATLYCQTLSNLYSDPNYQSMNHWSIIQTLARKGVPVAESSDMPITETVLIQTNPLRINAHMSVIESLMVLYAKEISSGDRVMAAIRRISGNNYQAPPGQSYEQALLGWISHACAALKKRIIKEVDAGLPDENGSRLQTPDIPPVRDFQDLCDGICLALLISYYCPKVVPWTSVRINYLPAVEDSIHNILLVCNFSQKHLPYSVFHMTPEDVTYMRGSMKLNLVLLLTDLFNLFEIHPAKCVCYPGMDGQDVIARRTLGANEHGICHRRGLTVQPVTPIPDLRSDLDQPPVGSPQNRPPFQVPHSNSFGGGLNRRSTPPSEYQTVQSNNFDGSNHAEAFVVHKSRGITTLASMHSQQQQQLHQQHQQQPYHQQAPQQHPSQSQLQIQQQEPLVPARLRQAKEKTNVESKADERGDFVAAGRPSNWEQSRRPSFAGRRSRRNSSSEDSQLTIENFGGSQDQLNTLGRYERDRERKLSNTSVGSAYPVEPAVAVRSSIADARGTLQLGYDTDSGSEKQDRETEKYSMRRQVSVDNVPTVSSHNLSNTGSPLPVARHKQHSSDKDYSSNSGMTPDAYNDTRSTSGYDPESTPVRKSSTSSMPASPAAWQLDVGDDDMRSLENVSKLSTIRMKLEEKRRRIEQDKRKIEMALLRHQEKEDLESCPDVMKWETMSNESKRTPDMDPVDLDKYQQSIAIMNMNLQDIQQDIHRLATQQSQMQAQHLQAQQLMQAQQIANMLNQAYNAPVSAYSSRPPSRDPYQQQLQHQQPQPMAMPQPMQYVNEHGQYMSPPQPAHYMQQQPPQQPQSIYSDNGAAYNNHSNHSPYGGAPQYRSSVVYDDYGQPTNHFYLHESSPQPQAHPQRRTWAHSAAAAAYEQQQQQIQPPLVDVNAWQTQQHQKQKQTWMNRPPSSAGAPSPGSFVLHQNGGGGGGGGGGELQHLFQVQASPQHGQRQMSGSNGVQRQQSLTNLRDNRSPKAPQQMGMPMGMPMQHEDMMAPQSICFIGDEEDVDELERNIIESMQSTRISDFVHQQQQQHQQQLQQQQRLQGHSGRGSSSEDYDSGEMISNKLNITSGNLTYRIPSPSRPSIQANSFQDPRAMAAASGGEEPPEKGFYISFDDEQPKRPKPPLRAKRSPKKEALPGSRDSVDNQATLKRESLSQLHNNNNIGIGGEDVNSKPVTRHSIHGLSNSNSVKSPGNATYNKYTDEPPIQLRQLAVSGAVSPTGNDLRHLEDLTNQSPQQTMQQPMSPTRLQQSSNNAEAAKNKALVIGADPTNLDPDSVDEMERRKEKIMLLSLQRRQQQEEAKARKEIESSQKREKEREKEEERSRKKEEQMARRAAILEQHRLKKAIEEAEREGKTLDRPDLHVKLQPHSSTSTTPRLRQQRTTRPRPKTIHVDDASVDISEASSISSRGKKGSSSNLTGYGQLSSSSMKRDYYRGSQDSLTVKESPDDYPSTSSTPIGRRGSYKTSREPAGVERGRTLSRISVAKGSTLNFRGRKSNSLMNLCGPKLYKQPAAKSNRGIILNAVEYCVFPGVVNREAKQKVLEKIARSEAKHFLVLFRDAGCQFRALYSYQPETDQVTKLYGTGPSQVDEVMFDKFFKYNSGGKCFSQVHTKHLTVTIDAFTIHNSLWQGKRVQLPSKKDMALVI from the exons ATGGATGTCGAAACACAGGAAATACGACAG GCTCGTCAACGTGCTTCCGTCAAGTGGCTGCTCTCGAAGGCCTTCAACAATCGCGTGCCGGACAACCTGAAGGAGCCCTTCTACCGCGACCATGAGAACCAGGAGCGCCTCAAGCCCCAGATCATCGTGGAGCTGGGCAACGCCACGCTCTACTGCCAGACGCTGTCCAACCTATACTCAGATCCCAACTACCAAAGCATGAACCACTGGTCAATAATACAGACGCTAGCGCGCAAGGGAGTTCCCGTGGCCGAATCCTCGGACATGCCCATTACCGAAACGGTATTAATTCAAACGAATCCGCTGCGAATT AACGCCCACATGTCTGTGATAGAATCGCTGATGGTTTTGTATGCGAAGGAAATATCGTCGGGTGACCGCGTCATGGCGGCCATACGAAG AATATCTGGCAACAACTATCAGGCGCCTCCTGGCCAGTCCTACGAGCAAGCTCTGCTGGGCTGGATTTCGCATGCTTGCGCCGCTCTGAAGAAGCGCATTATCAAGGAGGTGGACGCCGGACTGCCCGATGAGAAT GGCTCTCGTCTGCAGACGCCGGACATACCGCCTGTAAGGGACTTCCAGGATCTGTGCGACGGCATCTGCTTGGCACTGCTCATCTCGTACTACTGCCCAAAGGTGGTGCCGTGGACGAGTGTGCGGATCAACTATCTGCCGGCCGTCGAGGATTCGATTCACAACATCCTGCTGGTGTGCAACTTCTCGCAGAAGCATCTGCCATACAGCGTGTTCCACATGACGCCCGAGGATGTGACCTATATGCGCGG ATCCATGAAGCTGAATCTGGTACTGCTGCTCACGGACCTATTCAACCTGTTCGAGATTCACCCAGCCAAGTGTGTTTGCTACCCCGGCATGGATGGTCAGG ATGTCATCGCCCGGCGCACTTTGGGCGCCAACGAGCACGGGATCTGCCATCGAAGGGGGCTCACTGTGCAGCCCGTCACGCCCATTCCCGATTTGCGCAGCGATCTCGACCAGCCGCCGGTGGGCTCGCCTCAGAACCGACCACCGTTCCAAG TTCCGCACTCGAATTCATTTGGCGGCGGCTTAAATCGCAGATCAACCCCGCCCAGCGAATACCAGACGGTTCAGTCAAACAATTTCGATGGTAGTAATCATGCCGAAG CCTTCGTGGTGCACAAGTCGCGTGGCATCACCACACTCGCCTCCATGcactcgcagcagcagcagcagctccatcagcaacatcagcagcagccatACCACCAGCAGGCACCGCAGCAGCACCCGTCCCAGTCGCAGCTCCAAATCCAGCAGCAGGAGCCCTTGGTTCCGGCCCGCTTGCGCCAGGCTAAAGAAAAGACCAATGTCGAGTCGAAGGCGGACGAGAGAG GCGATTTTGTCGCTGCTGGTCGACCAAGTAACTGGGAGCAGAGCCGCCGGCCAAGCTTTGCAG GTCGTCGCTCGCGCAGGAACTCTTCCAGCGAGGACTCCCAGCTGACCATTGAGAACTTCGGCGGCTCCCAGGATCAGCTGAACACCCTAGGTCGGTACGAACGCGACAGGGAGCGTAAGCTGTCCAACACCAGCGTGGGCAGTGCCTATCCAGTTGAACCCGCTGTGGCCGTGCGATCTTCGATTGCCGATGCTCGGGGCACTTTGCAGTTGGGCTACGATACGGATTCGGGCTCTGAGAAGCAGGATCGGGAGACGGAAAAGTATTCGATGCGCCGGCAGGTCAG TGTCGACAATGTGCCCACGGTTTCGTCGCACAATCTCTCGAATACGGGCAGCCCGTTGCCGGTGGCAAGGCACAAGCAACATTCCAGCGACAAAGactacagcagcaacagcggcatGACGCCGGATGCCTACAACGACACGCGTTCCACCAGTGGCTACGACCCGGAGAGCACTCCCGTGCGCAAGTCCTCGACGAGCAGCATGCCAGCGAGTCCCGCTGCCTGGCAGCTGGATGTGGGAGACGACGACATGCGATCGCTGGAGAATGTCAGCAAGCTGTCCACTATCCGCATGAAGCTGGAGGAGAAGCGGCGGCGCATAGAGCAGGATAAGCGCAAGATTGAGATGGCCTTGCTGCGGCATCAGGAGAAG GAGGATTTGGAGTCGTGTCCGGACGTGATGAAGTGGGAAACCATGAGCAACGAATCGAAGCGCACGCCCGACATGGATCCGGTTGACTTGGACAAGTACCAG CAAAGTATCGCCATCATGAACATGAATCTGCAGGACATCCAGCAGGATATTCACCGTTTGGCCACCCAGCAGAGTCAGATGCAGGCCCAGCACCTGCAGGCGCAGCAGCTGATGCAGGCTCAGCAGATAGCTAACATGCTGAACCAG GCCTACAACGCCCCAGTCAGCGCGTACAGCTCCCGTCCGCCCAGCCGCGATCCctaccagcagcagctccagcaccAGCAGCCACAGCCGATGGCGATGCCCCAGCCGATGCAGTACGTCAACGAGCACGGGCAGTATATGTCGCCGCCGCAGCCCGCCCACTacatgcagcagcagccgccgcagcagccgcagaGCATTTACAGTGACAACGGGGCGGCGTACAACAACCACAGCAACCACTCGCCCTACGGCGGAGCCCCGCAATATCGCAGCAGTGTAGTGTACGACGACTACGGGCAGCCCACCAACCACTTTTACCTGCACGAGTCGTCGCCGCAGCCCCAGGCCCATCCGCAGCGCAGGACCTGGGCCCACTCCGCGGCAGCCGCCGCctacgagcagcagcagcagcagatccaGCCGCCTCTGGTGGATGTAAATGCTTGGCAGACACAGCAGCACCAGAAGCAGAAACAGACGTGGATGAACAGGCCTCCCTCGAGTGCCGGGGCTCCCAGTCCCGGCAGCTTTGTGCTGCACCAGAACGGAGGAggtggcggcggaggcggtggtGGTGAGCTGCAGCACCTGTTTCAGGTGCAGGCTTCTCCTCAGCACGGCCAACGTCAGATGAGCGGCTCCAATGGCGTGCAGCGCCAGCAATCGCTGACGAATTTGCGCGACAATCGCTCGCCCAAGGCGCCGCAGCAAATGGGAATGCCCATGGGGATGCCTATGCAACACGAGGACATGATGGCGCCGCAGAGCATTTGCTTCATCGGTGACGAGGAGGACGTGGATGAGCTGGAGCGCAACATCATCGAATCCATGCAGTCGACGCGCATCTCCGACTTTgtgcaccagcagcagcagcaacaccaacagcagctccagcagcaacagcggtTGCAGGGTCACAGCGGACGAGGCAGCAGCTCAGAGGATTACGACAGCGGGGAGATGATCTCCAACAAGCTGAACATCACCAGCGGCAACCTCACTTACCGCATACCCTCGCCCTCCCGTCCCTCCATCCAAGCCAACAGCTTCCAGGATCCCCGAGCAATGGCAGCGGCATCCGGCGGCGAGGAGCCGCCCGAGAAGGGCTTCTACATCTCTTTCGACGACGAGCAGCCCAAGCGACCCAAGCCACCACTGCGGGCCAAGCGATCGCCCAAGAAGGAGGCTCTTCCTGGAAGCCGGGACAGCGTCGATAACCAGGCGACCCTCAAGCGTGAATCGCTTAGTCAGctgcacaacaacaacaacattggGATTGGTGGTGAGGATGTGAACAGCAAACCGGTGACCAGGCACAGCATCCATGGCCTGAGCAACTCCAACAGTGTCAAATCCCCTGGCAATGCCACATACAACAAGTACACCGATGAGCCGCCCATCCAACTCCGCCAGCTGGCTGTTTCGGGAGCAGTTTCGCCAACAGGCAACGACCTTCGCCACTTGGAGGACTTGACCAACCAGTCACCGCAGCAGACGATGCAGCAGCCGATGTCGCCCACGCGACTTCAGCAGAGCAGCAACAACGCAGAGGCGGCCAAAAACAAGGCGCTGGTCATCGGAGCAGACCCCACTAACTTGGATCCG GACTCTGTGGACGAGATGGAGCGGCGCAAGGAGAAGATCATGCTACTGTCCCTGCAACGTcgccagcagcaggaggaggccAAGGCTCGCAAGGAGATAGAGTCCTCTCAGAAGCGGGAAAAGGAGCGcgagaaggaggaggagcgTTCGCGAAAGAAGGAGGAGCAAATGGCTAGGCGAGCGGCCATTCTGGAACAGCACAGACTCAAGAAAGCCATCGAAGAGGCCGAGCGCGAG GGTAAAACCCTGGACCGGCCCGACTTGCATGTGAAACTGCAACCCCACTCATCCACCTCGACGACTCCGCGGCTGAGGCAGCAGCGCACCACGCGTCCCAGGCCCAAGACGATCCACGTGGACGACGCTAGCGTGGACATCAGCGAGGCTTCCAGCATCTCTAGTCGGGGCAAGAAAGGCTCAAGCTCGAATCTAACTG GCTACGGTCAACTAAGCTCAAGTTCAATGAAAAGAGATTACTACAGGGGCTCGCAAGACTCCCTCACTGTAAAAg AGTCACCGGATGATTATCCCAGTACAAGTTCAACTCCGATTGGACGACGGGGATCGTACAAAACTTCCAGAG AGCCAGCCGGCGTAGAAAGGGGCCGCACTCTGTCGCGTATCTCCGTCGCTAAGGGCAGCACGCTTAATTTCCGGGGCCGAAAGTCCAATTCGCTAATGAATCTGTGCG GTCCTAAACTCTATAAACAACCAGCGGCCAAATCGAATCGTGGGATTATCCTGAACGCCGTTGAGTACTGCGTTTTCCCCGGCGTTGTCAATCGCGAGGCCAAACAGAAAGTGCTGGAGAAGATTGCGCGCTCGGAGGCGAAGCACTTTCTGGTTCTCTTCCGGGATGCGGGCTGCCAGTTCCGCGCCCTCTACAGCTACCAGCCCGAAACGGACCAGGTGACCAAGCTGTATGGCACAGGGCCTAGTCAAGTCGACGAAGTGATGTTCGACAAGTTCTTCAA ATACAACTCAGGAGGCAAGTGCTTCTCGCAAGTGCACACAAAGCATCTGACAGTGACCATCGACGCCTTCACAATACACAATTCCCTGTGGCAGGGCAAGCGGGTGCAGTTGCCCAGCAAAAAGGACATGGCGCTTGTTATCTAA